GCTTGTTGTGTCCAATTCTTGTGAAACCAAGACAGAATTAGTAGTGTTGGAGCAAGAAGTCGACGGTGATGATAATGAGGAAGAAGACGACCAAGCGCAAGCTTGATCATCGTTGAACTTTTTGTAGGAAGCCGTGAAAGGAGCTTGGGTCCAATCGGTCTTCACCAGACCACCTCTCGTGGCCCACTCCTCCGCGTTCCATAGGCTCGAGTAGATCTTCATTGGTTGGTTTTTCGGGTAAGGAACCCCAATGGACTCCTTGTTTTTGAACTCTCTGATGGGAGTTCCATCTACGTACAACCTGCATGCATGCATTATGAGTggatacaaattatttatatgtatatatttgactCCAATATTATGATGATgtcttatataataaataagctTGTACAGAAACAAAAATGTGAACAGTTTTCATCATTATTAATTGGCAAACttctttacaaaatataatatatatcacttTTGTTGTGTTACACAGTacctaataacaatattatttttattataaggtGCTTTTAGTGCCATCTTTAACTTTTATAGGGTCTatagttaaattttaataatatatattttatttgagaTATAAAATGAAattcaattaaatttttaaaccgtatttttaataaaaatatttttagactaatgttaaaaaaaaaatcttaagaaaagagatCAACAAAAGGGGCTTTGAGCAAAGGCCAGCCGCCCTATCCTAAAAAGGATCCTGATTATAATGCAAAATTCACAATATTATTGGAGTAATAAATATTagcatttaaaaataaaaagaaaatagtatatatataaatattatgtaaaagaaaatagtattacatatatattatgtacataaatataaatattatgtatatatataaatatacttacacAATATGTTGAGGGTTCCAAAGAATAGAGTATGTGAGGAAATGAGCAGTTGGATCAAACCAAACATAAAACTGTTGCTCTCTATTGCCTTTGCCTTGGCTAAAAATATTTGTGTGTACAATATAAGGCTCACCACTCACATTCCCCAAGAACTCAAAATCTATTTCATCCCAACTCGAACCTTCTGATCTCAACTAcacatacaaaaataatattaaatgttatatacatatatatctataCATATGTATGTATTTGCATGTAACAATAATATATGAATTATTAACTTACATAATAAGCGGTAACAGTGCCAGCAGAGTTACCAGGAAcaagcttgatttgcatatcgATTTTCCCAAACAAATATTGGCTCTTAGATTGAAATCCAGAGCCTGAGGCTTTGTCCAATGAAAGAGTAAGAATCTCACCATTGTTGATTATTTTACCACGACCATCTCCCCAAGTTATATCAAAATCTTGGTTGAAGTTACCAGCAAATGTAACCAACacaaaataatttgtaataaaaGCTATAATGAAACCTAGGTAATTTTGAGAAAAAGCCATGAATGAAAAACAGTACTGTGAATTAATTAACACTTAATTATAGTTAATGTTGAGTTTGAATTATGAGATTAGATTTATATAgggaagagagaaaagagaggtgTTGGAAGGTTATCTTAAAATTATGGAGTAGTTGGTGAATTTAGCGTGTGGGGAAAAGTAACAAAGATAAAAGAGATTAGATGTAACCAGCTGGATCCCTTAAAAACATATTATATAACTCTCTTAAACTTATAATTATATTGCTTTGAAAATACTAATGTTGATTTAGTGTATTTTGTTTTGAGAAATAATAAAAGGCACTAGTAATTTTTAACAttacttaaaattttatatcGTTATTAGAgtttgtaaaaaataattatttttagtgataattttttagttacaacataaatttttgtgattaaatgtgacttttagtcacaacaaaaagttacttgtaactaaaatatagtatttagatacaaattgtcattaatttaattttagtcacaataagtatCGTGATTAAAAcacatttaatcacaacaaattgtaatttttgtaactaatatttttagttatagaccttttagttacaatataagaatgatgatttgtaattagataatttttatacttttagctacaaatttttttgtgattaaaaatcaaaattttttgtAATGAGTAAATATTAAAGATCACatctataatttaataattattataaaatatttaattatttataagacgATTCTAAGTGGTGTTATTCACCACTAATGTCTTATAATAGTactcttttgtttttctcatcctaataatatcataatattatatgtattgtatATATGTCATTTTCATGGCAAAGTTTGTTATTAGTAGCTAGTGATTCTCTAAGAGCCTCTTAGAAGAATTAATTAAACTgctttttaatgtttttcttTAGAAATGTGGGGTcaactttttttccttttcctaTTGGCCCTAATTCTTATGTGCTGTAATTGAATACAGAACAAATTACCAGACATATCTAACACCATCAcaacatattataataaagtattatattttagtttaataattattataaaagaaaaataaaatattcaaacaatggcatctcatcatagtttactacaaaaaaatattattattttagtcacaaaaaattactTGCCATTAAAAAGTAATATACACTATTTAGataaaagttattattaattttgttttaattacAATAAATGTTGTggctaaaaatacatttagtgataataaattataatttttataatttagttttagatatagaaaaataattatttatattaaatcataatttttcattttttaatcacaaactTTATTGTGactaagataattttttttataataagtcacatattaaatatcactaataccaaataataatattttgtttttttttttacttaattgaATTAATTGGTTATGTTAAGTTAGGAATCTAGCTTTTTCTACATTAACCCAAACATGAGTCAAAGCTTCATTTGCCAAATTATAAATCTCTAAGTTGTTCTATTATATATACAACACACGCAACTTggcataataatatatatacataatatataaatttactattaattaattttgctgGTCTAATTTTGATTGCTTTTCATAAGTTAATTAATAAGTTGAACAAATTTTAATTTGGTTGTTAGCTGCAACGAATAGGGTATTGAAATTTCAACCCAAGTAACATTATTATAGGTTCAGCCAATTACTTGTAGAGATGTAATATTATACATGCATGTTTTTTGTagtattaattaatcaaatttcatacaaaaattctataatgttattattaattttttattttcatttctttGGATATATAAATGCCGGGgaatatttaaactttaaagCATAATAATCCACTATATAGACAATGCTTAATTATAATAACACTATTATTATGTatcaagttttttttattatggaaTAATCCCCCTGTACAATTGAAGTTTAATaacatattacaaaattacttCTTATACATACtattacatgcatatatatatgattctatgttttttttaaagtattattagtttttgaaaaagaaaaaaaaacacaagaTTAATAGCTAATATATAGGAGTCTTTACAAAAATGTTAAATTTTGGGCAAACATATTAACAATTTTACTGTTACacgaattattttttttataaaaatagtgtccttttattaaacaa
This Cannabis sativa cultivar Pink pepper isolate KNU-18-1 chromosome 6, ASM2916894v1, whole genome shotgun sequence DNA region includes the following protein-coding sequences:
- the LOC115724449 gene encoding probable xyloglucan endotransglucosylase/hydrolase protein 23, whose amino-acid sequence is MAFSQNYLGFIIAFITNYFVLVTFAGNFNQDFDITWGDGRGKIINNGEILTLSLDKASGSGFQSKSQYLFGKIDMQIKLVPGNSAGTVTAYYLRSEGSSWDEIDFEFLGNVSGEPYIVHTNIFSQGKGNREQQFYVWFDPTAHFLTYSILWNPQHIVLYVDGTPIREFKNKESIGVPYPKNQPMKIYSSLWNAEEWATRGGLVKTDWTQAPFTASYKKFNDDQACAWSSSSSLSSPSTSCSNTTNSVLVSQELDTTSQERLKWVQKNYMIYNYCTDTKRFPQGLPKECIAANKP